The following coding sequences are from one Triticum aestivum cultivar Chinese Spring chromosome 5A, IWGSC CS RefSeq v2.1, whole genome shotgun sequence window:
- the LOC123102322 gene encoding flowering locus K homology domain, producing the protein MDGPAEAPAVTEHEMSEIPNPTCGEQADASIEEQANPESDVAEQIKEEAENTSDEEPKGTNNEESGNPSDEAQVTVKDDDMGDQNSEDQAIRSLEEPAEAEQLANVETEDTKWPGWPGESVFRVLVSAQKVGALIGRKGEFIKRMCDESKARIKILDGPPGVPERAVMISAKDEPDALVPPAIDGLLRVHNRITDGLDSETDQAQRGAGPAGPTRLLVPASQAGSLIGKQGATIKSIQDASKCALRILENVPPVALNDDRVVEIQGEPHDVHKAVELIANHLRKFLVDRSVLPLFEMQMKVHSAPREQPMPAPQQWGPPPPWSHPPNIPPSGPGYGGNPHFMPPRPQDNYYPPPDVHHVEKQPHYGISSYGRDANPTAAPTSGNQHLSHGSSQISQKMQVPLSYADAVIGSAGANISYIRKHSGATISIQEGVPGEMTVEIAGSASQVQTAQQLIKNFMAEASPQVPPPGPAPPSQPVDSGYNSYPPYGGLSYATPPGGAGPTPHNGGGYGAHYPPNYGY; encoded by the exons ATGGATGGGCCTGCTGAGGCTCCTGCTGTTACGGAGCATGAGATGAGCGAGATCCCTAATCCTACCTGCGGTGAGCAAGCCGATGCTAGCATTGAGGAGCAAGCCAATCCTGAGAGTGATGTGGCAGAGCAgatcaaggaagaagcagaaaataCATCTGATGAGGAACCCAAAGGCACAAACAACGAAGAATCTGGTAACCCGAGCGATGAAGCGCAGGTGACTGTGAAAGATGACGATATGGGGGATCAGAATAGCGAGGACCAGGCTATCCGTTCACTTGAAGAGCCAGCTGAGGCAGAGCAACTGGCCAATGTGGAGACGGAGGACACGAAATGGCCTGGGTGGCCTGGAGAAAGTGTGTTCCGTGTACTGGTTTCTGCCCAAAAGGTGGGTGCTCTCATTGGCCGCAAAGGGGAGTTTATCAAAAGAATGTGTGATGAATCCAAAGCCCGCATAAAGATTCTTGATGGCCCACCAGGTGTTCCAGAAAGAGCT GTAATGATTTCAGCAAAGGATGAGCCAGATGCACTCGTTCCGCCAGCCATTGATGGTCTGCTCAGAGTACATAATAGAATAACAGATGGTTTAGACAGTGAAACCGACCAGGCTCAGCGAGGTGCTGGTCCTGCAGGGCCAACACGGCTACTTGTGCCAGCTTCCCAAGCTGGCAGCCTGATTGGCAAGCAAGGAGCAACCATTAAATCAATACAGGATGCTTCAAAGTGTGCCCTCCGCATTCTTG AGAATGTGCCACCTGTAGCATTAAATGATGACAGAGTTGTCGAGATACAAGGTGAACCTCATGATGTTCACAAAGCAGTGGAACTGATTGCAAACCATTTGAGAAAATTTCTTGTTGACCGTAGTGTTCTCCCTTTATTCGAAATGCAG ATGAAAGTGCACAGTGCGCCCAGAGAGCAACCTATGCCTGCTCCTCAGCAATGGGGTCCTCCTCCGCCCTGGAGTCATCCACCAAACATTCCTCCCAGTGGCCCAGGTTATGGTGGGAATCCACATTTTATGCCGCCACGGCCACAAGACAACTATTATCCTCCTCCTGATGTGCACCATGTGGAGAAGCAACCGCACTATGGAATTTCTTCATATGGACGTGATGCAAATCCAACTGCTGCTCCTACCTCAGGGAATCAACACCTATCGCATGGGTCTTCTCAA ATTTCCCAAAAAATGCAAGTTCCTCTTTCCTACGCTGATGCTGTGATTGGGTCTGCTGGTGCCAATATTAGCTATATCCGCAAGCATAGTGGTGCGACAATAAGTATTCAAGAAGGTGTTCCTGGGGAGATGACGGTCGAGATCGCAGGAAGTGCCTCACAAGTTCAAACTGCTCAGCAGCTGATCAAG AATTTCATGGCCGAAGCTTCTCCCCAAGTTCCTCCACCAGGTCCCGCTCCTCCCTCTCAACCAGTTGACTCGGGCTACAACTCATACCCGCCGTATGGAGGACTGTCGTATGCAACCCCTCCAGGCGGCGCAGGTCCTACCCCTCACAATGGAGGAGGCTATGGGGCACACTACCCTCCGAACTACGGGTACTAG
- the LOC123102323 gene encoding ureidoglycolate hydrolase, with protein MSSSSPPHHTTAVPSRHLPPPPSGQRKQQLRSEPTMLPCLLSLLLLAGAAAGVQGHDDAAARRTMEEFAGFPASNDGEGGRASPLRVDSDSLQRQIDELASFSDSPAPSVTRVLYSDRDVQARRYIKGIMKQLGLSVREDAVGNIFGRWVGSEAELGAVATGSHVDAIPFSGKYDGVVGVLGALEAISVLQRSGFQPKRSLEVIMFTSEEPTRFGISCLGSRLMAGSKELVQSLKRTVDNHNVSFVDAADSAGYKIHPDDLHNVFLNQDAYFAFIELHIEQGPILEKEGIPIGIVTAIAAPASIKVEFEGNGGHAGAVLMPARNDVGLAAAELALAVEKHVLESGSIDTVGTVGILQLHPGAINSIPSKSHLEIDVRDVDEKRRNDVIEKVHKSAIDISKIRGVELSEFKIINQDPPALSDKSVINAMEFAAKQLSLEYKLMISRAYHDSLFMARISPMGMIFIPCYKGYSHKPEEYASPEDMANGVQMLALTMAKLSLE; from the exons ATGTCGTCTTCCTCGCCACCACACCACACCACTGCAGTGCCGTCGCGTCATCTCCCACCTCCCCCATCGGGCCAGCGGAAGCAGCAGCTGCGTTCGGAACCAACCATGCTCCCCTGCCTCCTCTCCCTCCTGCTCCTCGCCGGCGCCGCGGCGGGGGTACAGGGCCACGACGACGCGGCGGCGAGGCGGACGATGGAGGAGTTCGCCGGCTTCCCTGCCTCCAACGACGGCGAGGGCGGCCGCGCCTCCCCCTTGCGCGTAGACTCCGACAGCCTCCAGCGCCAG ATTGATGAACTGGCCTCGTTCTCCGACTCGCCGGCGCCGTCGGTGACGCGTGTTTTGTACAGCGACAGGGATGTGCAAGCTCGAAG GTATATTAAAGGGATAATGAAACAGCTTGGCCTCTCTGTTCGAGAAGATGCCGTTGGCAACATATTTGGCCGCTG GGTGGGTTCTGAGGCAGAACTAGGAGCAGTTGCAACTGGTTctcatgttgatgccattccatttTCAGGCAAATATGATGGGGTCGTTGGTGTTCTGGGTGCTCTTGAGGCAATCAGTGTGCTACAACG GTCTGGTTTCCAGCCAAAAAGATCCTTGGAGGTTATTATGTTTACATCAGAGGAGCCTACACGATTTGGAATTAGCTGCTTGGGAAG CCGCTTAATGGCAGGGAGCAAAGAACTAGTTCAATCACTAAAAAGGACAGTTGACAACCACAATGTATCATTTGTTGATGCTGCTGACTCTGCTGGCTACAAGATACACCCAGACGATCTACATAATGTGTTTTTGAACCAAGATGCATATTTTGCTTTTATAGAATTGCACATTGAACAGGGCCCCATTTTGGAAAAAGAAG GCATCCCAATTGGCATTGTAACTGCCATTGCTGCTCCTGCAAGTATTAAGGTGGAATTTGAAGGGAATGGGGGTCATGCTGGAGCAGTGCTAATGCCCGCAAG AAATGATGTTGGATTGGCGGCAGCTGAGCTGGCATTAGCAGTTGAGAAACATGTTTTGGAATCAGGATCGATAGATACAGTTGGAACAGTTG GTATTCTGCAGCTACATCCCGGAGCTATCAATAGCATCCCAAGTAAATCACACCTAGAAATTG ATGTAAGAGATGTTGATGAGAAAAGAAGGAATGATGtcattgagaaggttcacaaatCTGCCATTGACATATCAAAGATCCGTGGAGTAGAACTATCGGAATTCAAGATCATCAACCAGGATCCGCCTGCTCTGTCTGACAAATCAGTCATAAACGCAATGGAATTTGCTGCAAAACAGCTGAGCCTAGAATACAAATTGATGATAAGCAGAGCTTATCACGATTCACTCTTCATGGCCAG AATATCACCAATGGGTATGATCTTCATTCCCTGTTACAAAG GATACAGCCACAAGCCCGAAGAGTATGCATCGCCCGAGGACATGGCAAATGGGGTCCAGATGCTAGCCTTAACAATGGCCAAACTATCGCTGGAGTGA